In Aegilops tauschii subsp. strangulata cultivar AL8/78 chromosome 3, Aet v6.0, whole genome shotgun sequence, one genomic interval encodes:
- the LOC109748425 gene encoding photosynthetic NDH subunit of subcomplex B 5, chloroplastic encodes MSSSSSSLASTISAAATAARPRHGAVKQQLSARVKPHQKHAAGCWESSGSGSSRAVVARAGPGPLTEIEPDLQEDPIDKWRTNGVLPEDFVYGVYDGHHTYDEGQEKKGFWEDVSEWYQEAEPPQGFQALISWAFPPAVILGMAFDVPGEYLYIGAAIFIVVFCVIEMDKPDKPHNFEPEIYMMERSKRDKLIADYNSMDIWDFNEKYGELWDFTVNRDDLIQP; translated from the exons atgagcagcagcagcagcagcttggCGTCCACCATTTCTGCAGCAGCCACTGCTGCTCGTCCTCGCCATGGCGCGGTGAAGCAGCAGCTGAGCGCTAGGGTGAAGCCACACCAGAAGCATGCTGCAGGCTGCTGGGAGAGCAgtggcagcggcagcagcagggCTGTGGTGGCGAGGGCTGGGCCCGGGCCGCTGACGGAGATTGAGCCGGACCTGCAGGAGGACCCCATCGACAAGTGGCGCACCAACGGCGTCCTCCCG GAGGACTTTGTGTATGGAGTGTATGACGGCCACCACACCTATGATGAAGGCCAAG AAAAGAAGGGCTTCTGGGAGGATGTCTCTGAGTGGTACCAAGAAGCTGAGCCTCCTCAGGGCTTCCAAG CACTCATCTCCTGGGCATTCCCTCCCGCAGTCATCCTCGGAATGGCTTTCGATGTGCCG GGGGAGTACCTTTACATTGGGGCAGCTATCTTCATCGTCGTGTTCTGCGTCATCGAGATGGACAAGCCGGACAAACCGCACAACTTTGAGCCGGAGATCTACATGATGGAGAGGTCCAAGCGCGACAAGCTCATCGCGGACTACAACTCCATGGACATCTGGGACTTCAACGAGAAGTACGGCGAGCTCTGGGACTTCACCGTCAACAGAGATGACCTCATCCAACCATAG
- the LOC109748423 gene encoding serine/threonine-protein kinase-like protein ACR4, with product MSDILAVALGGAAGGLALVGAITLIVVLCLRHGRRNSDSSESNSSGQALPDMQGARCMTLEELRSATNNFSSSNLVGHGMFGEVYNGLLQDGTIIAVKRRHSPPSQEFLHEVNYLSSIRRHPNLVNLLGYCQDNGMQMLVYQYVPNGSISAHLHGNGNSPTVRLEFKQRLAIAHGTAKGLSHLHSMTPPAVHMNFKTANVLVDADFLPKVADTGIRGLLDRLGNAGPPSMIFNDPFVDPRGKESMIFSIQSDVYSFGVFLVELISGRTAASDQGIIEWVRNFQESSEISAIADRRMTSGFTPQGMKELLRLASRCVNPRSEDRPSMSLVEAEIHRIREQEIRRTTAMPVGDTTVTLGSQLFTSSR from the exons ATGTCAGACATTCTTGCAGTAGCTCTAGGAGGAGCTGCAGGAGGTTTGGCATTAGTTGGTGCCATCACACTCATTGTAGTGCTATGCCTACGGCACGGCAGACGGAATTCAGATTCTTCAGAGAGTAATTCGTCCGGTCAAGCTCTTCCAG ACATGCAAGGAGCAAGATGTATGACACTGGAGGAACTAAGGTCTGCTACAAATAACTTCAGCAGCTCGAATCTCGTCGGACATGGAATGTTCGGAGAGGTATACAACGGTTTGCTCCAGGATGGCACAATTATAGCGGTTAAAAGGCGGCATTCTCCTCCTAGCCAGGAATTTCTCCATGAG GTTAATTACCTGTCTTCTATCCGTCGTCATCCCAACCTTGTAAATCTCTTGGGGTATTGCCAGGACAATGGCATGCAGATGCTTGTTTATCAGTATGTCCCCAATGGCAGCATTTCTGCGCATTTGCATG GCAACGGCAATTCTCCAACTGTGAGGCTAGAATTCAAGCAGAGACTTGCTATTGCTCATGGAACCGCTAAGG GCCTGAGTCACCTGCATTCCATGACCCCTCCTGCTGTTCACATGAACTTCAAAACTGCTAATGTCCTGGTGGATGCGGATTTCTTACCAAAAGTTGCTGATACTGGCATCCGAGGCCTACTTGATCGACTAGGCAATGCTGGCCCGCCTTCGATGATATTCAATGATCCATTCGTTGATCCTCG GGGGAAGGAGTCCATGATTTTTTCCATACAAAGTGATGTATACAGTTTTGGTGTGTTCCTTGTGGAGTTGATCAGTGGAAGGACGGCTGCGTCTGATCAAGGCATTATTGAATGG GTTCGGAACTTTCAAGAATCAAGTGAAATCTCTGCAATAGCAGATAGGAGAATGACCAGTGGCTTTACCCCACAAGGCATGAAGGAATTGTTGCGCTTGGCATCGCGGTGCGTGAACCCGAGAAGCGAGGATCGTCCGTCGATGAGCCTGGTGGAAGCCGAGATACACCGGATACGCGAGCAGGAGATCAGGAGGACGACAGCCATGCCAGTGGGCGACACAACTGTGACCCTAGGCAGCCAGCTCTTCACATCATCAAGATGA